One region of Parerythrobacter jejuensis genomic DNA includes:
- a CDS encoding GatB/YqeY domain-containing protein, translating into MSDTTLRDAIKTATVTAMKAKDKDRTAALRLIGAKIKDRDIEMRTSSKEVEDDAMVIDVLQKMGKQRRESIQMYTDGGRTELAAKEEAELAVIEEFLPQQMGEDETRAAIDAIKAELNAEGMKDMGRVMGELKARHGAELDMSKASGLVKAALS; encoded by the coding sequence ATGTCAGACACCACTCTGCGCGACGCCATCAAGACTGCCACCGTCACCGCCATGAAGGCCAAAGACAAGGATCGTACCGCCGCGCTCCGCCTGATCGGCGCCAAGATCAAGGATCGCGACATCGAAATGCGCACCTCCAGCAAAGAAGTGGAGGACGATGCCATGGTGATCGACGTGCTCCAGAAAATGGGCAAGCAGCGCCGCGAATCGATCCAGATGTATACCGATGGTGGCCGCACGGAACTGGCCGCCAAGGAAGAGGCAGAGCTGGCCGTGATCGAGGAATTCCTGCCCCAGCAGATGGGTGAGGATGAAACGCGTGCAGCGATTGACGCGATCAAGGCCGAGCTGAATGCCGAGGGCATGAAGGATATGGGCCGCGTTATGGGTGAATTGAAGGCACGCCACGGGGCAGAACTCGACATGAGCAAGGCCAGCGGACTGGTGAAGG